A genomic segment from Carboxydocella sporoproducens DSM 16521 encodes:
- the hisA gene encoding 1-(5-phosphoribosyl)-5-[(5-phosphoribosylamino)methylideneamino]imidazole-4-carboxamide isomerase: MLIIPAIDLREGKCVRLVEGKVENETIYSHDPVAVALGWQELGARMLHLVDLDGAFTGKPYNRTCIEAIVREVKIPVQLGGGIRSLETIEELLNLGVNRVILGTVAINQPALVREAIQRFGEEAIVVGIDAKDGLVAIEGWEATVEKTVGQLAREMVEIGVKRVVFTDVRRDGTLKGPNLDSIAALARESGLRVIASGGVATLADLQALKELESLGVEAVIVGKALYAGTVNLSEALEVCG, translated from the coding sequence GTGCTGATTATTCCGGCCATTGATTTGCGGGAAGGCAAGTGTGTCAGGCTAGTGGAGGGAAAGGTGGAAAATGAGACCATCTATTCCCATGATCCCGTGGCAGTTGCTCTGGGCTGGCAGGAGCTGGGGGCTAGAATGCTGCATCTGGTCGATCTGGATGGAGCTTTTACCGGCAAACCCTATAACCGGACCTGTATTGAAGCCATTGTCAGGGAAGTGAAAATCCCTGTTCAGCTGGGTGGTGGTATTCGCAGCCTGGAGACCATCGAGGAGTTGCTGAACCTGGGAGTGAATCGGGTGATCCTGGGTACGGTGGCCATTAACCAGCCTGCCCTGGTGCGGGAAGCCATCCAGCGCTTTGGGGAGGAGGCCATTGTGGTGGGAATAGATGCCAAAGATGGCCTGGTTGCCATTGAAGGCTGGGAAGCAACGGTGGAAAAAACGGTCGGTCAACTGGCCCGGGAGATGGTGGAGATCGGGGTCAAACGGGTGGTCTTTACCGATGTGCGGCGGGACGGCACTCTGAAAGGTCCTAATCTGGACAGCATTGCTGCCCTGGCCCGGGAAAGTGGACTGAGGGTGATCGCTTCCGGTGGGGTGGCCACTCTGGCAGACCTGCAGGCTCTGAAGGAACTGGAAAGTCTGGGGGTTGAAGCAGTTATCGTGGGTAAAGCCCTTTATGCGGGAACGGTCAACCTCAGTGAAGCATTGGAGGTTTGTGGCTGA
- the hisF gene encoding imidazole glycerol phosphate synthase subunit HisF: MLAKRIIPCLDVDGGRVVKGTNFINLRDAGDPVELARFYDQAGADELVFLDISASHEGRQTMLEVVRRTAEEVFIPFTVGGGIRTVDDMRQMLLAGADKVSVNTAAIKNPALVAEGAQQFGSQCIVVAIDARRRQHGDGWEVFIHGGRTPTGLDAVAWAQEVERLGAGEILLTSMDRDGTKDGYDLELTRAIARTVRIPVIASGGAGTLAHLLDGVTKGEADAVLAASIFHFGTYTIREVKEYLRQQGVKVRI, encoded by the coding sequence ATGTTAGCCAAACGCATTATTCCCTGCCTGGATGTGGATGGGGGACGGGTGGTCAAGGGCACCAATTTTATCAATTTGCGGGATGCCGGTGACCCGGTGGAACTGGCCCGCTTTTATGACCAGGCCGGGGCCGATGAACTGGTTTTTCTGGACATATCTGCCTCCCATGAGGGGCGGCAGACCATGCTGGAGGTAGTGCGGCGAACGGCGGAAGAGGTGTTTATTCCCTTTACTGTCGGGGGAGGTATCCGCACCGTTGATGATATGCGCCAGATGTTGCTGGCCGGAGCGGACAAGGTTTCGGTCAATACGGCTGCCATCAAAAATCCGGCGCTGGTAGCAGAAGGAGCGCAGCAGTTTGGCAGCCAGTGCATTGTAGTGGCCATTGACGCCCGGCGTCGTCAGCATGGGGATGGCTGGGAAGTTTTTATTCATGGTGGTCGCACTCCCACCGGGCTGGATGCAGTGGCCTGGGCCCAGGAGGTAGAGCGTCTGGGGGCAGGCGAAATTTTGCTCACCAGTATGGACCGCGATGGCACCAAGGATGGCTATGACCTGGAGCTGACCCGGGCCATTGCCCGGACAGTGCGCATACCGGTGATTGCCTCCGGGGGGGCCGGGACGTTAGCACACCTTCTGGATGGGGTGACAAAAGGTGAAGCTGACGCTGTACTGGCTGCTTCCATTTTCCACTTTGGCACTTATACTATCAGGGAAGTCAAGGAATATCTGCGGCAGCAAGGGGTGAAGGTGAGGATATGA